The Helicoverpa armigera isolate CAAS_96S chromosome 7, ASM3070526v1, whole genome shotgun sequence genomic sequence gcACGACAATTTTTATCGATCCCTGCGACTTCAGTGCCCTCAGAAAGATTGTTTTCGAAAGCTGGAAGTACAATCACTAAAACCCGTAACCGCCTATCGCCAAAAAGGCTCGACAAACTTCTTTTCTTGAGCGATTGTATCGAGGAGGAATgggatttataatattttagattaaaaaatTGTGGCTTTACTTAcaggttgtttttatttatcttataattgggtggatgactaggtcaaaaataaattacgttgtcatattcatttagtgaagcatctaaaaataatgtcacttccatttatcgttttgatggaataattgattaaatttttttattgataatataagctaaataagaatccagtttgatgtgaaaaatctgtgacgtcatatgttgcgcttacatacatattgcaaagaaagtgacagtttttgacagttaaataaaagtaatgaatttgactcgttggaaactaccgtattatATGtaccatttgttattttttcattttctcttACTGTATGAAGGTACAGACGATACTTACTGACTAACATTGACAAACTAACGAACGTCTGAGAAAAATACTCGATACTTTGAGGTATCGATACTTTTGTGTCGATACTTTTACGAGTACGATACTTTTTTATCGATACTACTCATGAGTACAGTATCGATACTTTTTATTCGATACCGTGTCCCTAGACCTAACTTAGAAAATGACATTttccaaatcagttcagtagttcctgaaataagAGCGTTCTGccacaaaaacaaacatttgagCCTTTTAATTTTAGGATAGATCAACTGTTTCGATTTTTATGGTATAAATAGATAGATCCAGTTCACCCTACCGAATAGGAAACATATCATCGTCTAGACTTACAGTACATAGCTATATTACCTAAGTCCGCAGCTACAGTACACACGTAACAGAGCCTTGGCTTTGACCGACACAGCTCCGGCTGACCGTGGCCCACTTTATGTACTAATGTTATGTAAACTggattattatgtattatattatatctatattACCTCTACTGGTTATGCTCTTTGTGTGTTTTGAGCTGGTTTTACCTACAAGTTTATGAGTAATAGTTTTGGGAGGAAAAGAGATTTGGCAATATATCTAGTATAtctagtataatatatatttggCAATATATATACTATATCTAGTTGAAGATTATATGCGAGCATTGAATTTTTAAGTTCTGTTGAAAACTATCTTGTCTTTGTAGGAGGTCACTTAAACTGAGATTTTTAAAAgagttttagttattttcagTTTGCTAGTTGAGATTACGTATACGGATTTCATAAAACGAAGGACTTAACGGGTATAGAGATAAATTCAAATCGGTTTCAAATGATCAACATTGCAATTGCATCTAAGACCTTGCACAAACAACTTAATTCAGTGTCAGCATTTGTAGTGTTTTGCTGACATTACTTGCGCTATGTTGTTGTATTTTCACAGTTTATACTTGATGCAGTATGCAATTCCACGTTCTACTTCTTTGTGTAGGTATTTACTACCTGTTCTCTGGTAAAATACAGTCTGTCGCTCGGGGATAGTCTGGCTTCGAAAcagtgaaatataattttacaactAGGGTCAAGAGATGCAAAATTAAACACCAACAAGACACaacagtacaaacaaaaaaataaattttccgTACGCAATATtggttaaaattaacttttccaTCAAAATAATGAGTCACAAATCAATCAGTCAATCCAACGGTATCCTAAATGTGACGTcaacttatttgtatgtattttcagataaatattttccataaaactatgtattatttattaaacaaattatattcacaGTTAATAAGGCaagaaaaaatagaacaatcactacttatttcttaagaaattattataatgcttGGTTTAAACTAAAAAAAGCCTGTCTGTTATTATGACAAACTACGCACAGACACGCCTCGGAAATAATAGAACTTTGTACTTTTGGGTCACTGAACGCTACTTCACGCAAAgtaacagtaggtacctagattACTGCCTGGAATGGGTTCCTAAACATTTTCATATGAAGTTTTCATTTTCACATAACATATAAAGAAGTCCTTTTGAACTCATTCAAAGAGCAAAATATGTATCCTATCAGTAATGTCATGGGTATAGGTAAGACATAATCAtgctaaagatatttttttctgtaactgTCCACCGTTTAAAAGCGCTACAGAATCATTCCTCTTCTTTAATCTGTCCTGCCCTGCTCCCATTTTTTTTGggatcggcgcaatatgtcttccgctCCCATTAATCCCTATTACTCGTCATACTAACACTCACTCCTTTCTTATttatatcatctttcaggcaatccatccatcttatCTCAGGTCTTGCTCTCTCTCTCCATGCatttacattcatacttagcacacactttgtttaATTCGCTAAACAATGATTCAAATCACTTATTACTTCCAGGCTCCTTCATCACACCATGCCGTGAAGAAGACTTACCCTGTCTAAAGGCATCAGCACAGGAAGCAGTTCCGATCCTCGCTGCCGGTATACCCAGCATGGGTATCGCGACCCTGGACCCAATGCATGTGGATCGCGTGAAGACCATGCAAGCTGGACTGCTCATGGACTTTAGGAACACGTCGGTGACAGGATTGAAGCACTGCAAGGTTCTGATGTTAAAGTAAGTATTAGTAGTGGTCCATGGTTGAACCATGTTTTTGGTacctaataaaatgttttaggaaAGTTGGTGATGATCATTACGATTGGGCATTCTATTCAtttaggcccggttgttcgtacgttacggtaaggttaaagttaaaatttgaccgatgtcaattttgaccacggttaatttgtcatttttactatgaaattttaacgttcaacaacgctttttgaatGTAAACCCTGTTAAATTTActttaactagaatttaaccctaaccttgacgtagccgagcttcgaacaaccgggccttaaaGAAGTTAATCCTATTTTATACATGtttaacaattacaaaatagAACAGCGACTATAATTTTTCATAGTCgataagtacctatagtttgATGGTTAAAATTGTTAATGGAATTACATAGGTAAGATTTCGGGGACGGCTATAATTTGTACTTTTAGGACCAATAAGGACCGATAATTTTTTCCCACTAACATAGGATGTAACTAATTGAATAGATCTTTATTTGGAAACTGGCTATTACTTACTTAGTCATCTCAATGTCTAGGCTAGGTTTCCCGACCCTGCAAGTCACGGTATTACGCCAATTGtctacttatatttttgtattttttgctttGTCAAAAATACTTGATAAAGACTTCTAATTACGTAGCCTATCATGTCATATTATTTTCGCGAATATCCTTGCGTGTGTCTATAACTAGGcataattaatatcaattttgtaTGTCTGAAATAATGGTGTAATTCAGTATGCTTCCTATTTCTTACTTCTAGATAATTTTATACTGTTTCCATGATGATATCTTAATGTGTACATTTAAAACCAATTAAAGCGTTATTTCCTGAGGATAGGGTTTAAAAATAGACTTGTGACTTATTGGTTGTTAATGGGTTTAATTACCGTTACATTATAACATCATTATACTTTTTCTAGTCTATTAGATAGCTGAGAGGAAGTTAGGATTTTCCTGTTAACATTTACATATTACTTAttctacataacaaaataatatcgcCACCAACTGGCTTAAGAACCTAATACGTATTACATAACTGTTTATGTTACAAACACATACTGACAAACAGCACGTAGGCATGTACCGGCCAAATTACGTTATTTGAGATAAAAGTATTTTCACAGTTTTCAGATATGTTCAACGAGATTTCGAGAAAGCCCGTTTTTTCTTCAAGCATTGACCATTTTTTCTTTGCAGACGACATGGTCCTTTAACGAACTTGGACCTGAAGTGCTCGGTAACGATGGTGGGCGACTACACTCTCGGCGGCAAGCTGCTCATCATGCCCATCAACGGAGACGGCAGATACGCCATCAAGATCCGTGAGTATAGCATCacaatgtgtatttttttgcaataccaaGAAGAATAATTTGAAAACCGTGAAAAACAGCAAAGAACATAGAGACAAAGACATTAGAATAGACACAAATCTAACATTAGtaaattaaacttaacttttaattagaACATTCGAAGCAGTTAGGGATTTAGGAGATCACAAAGATGAATTAAGGAGATTAATATATAGGCGGCACTGCCCTCTTGTGTTAAAGGTTACAGATTCATAAAGCTTACCCCGTCAAaatagcaacttattttttttgatttaaAACTCTCATCCACTCTGCTATCTTCTAGGTGACATCGTAGTGAAGATCCAGTTTCACATTGGTCAGAAGACGAGGGACGGAGACCAGTACTGGGTAGTGGAGAGCTGGAAGCACACCTCAGAGGTCGAGAAGGGAGTCCACTTCAGGTTCAAGAACCTGTTCAATGGAAATCAGGAGCTTTGTAAGTGTAGCCTTAGATATGTTTTTCCTGTAATTTGGACAATGGTGAAAACTCTGTCAGTTATAGAGAGAAAGAGGAAATAACCTAGAAAAACAACTGCCGTCTAATTGAAGTAATTCTGTCCTTCTGAACTTAATTCTGTTTATGGCATCATCTTGAACAGTACCATAAAGAACTAGTTACACTTTAATCAGTTAATCCTTAGAGCAATCCAATCCAAACTCCACTCTAGCTGTCAACTTTCTCATGGACACCTTTAGatgaattaactttttttttcgcATATTTGCTTCATCACCCAACTTCCTCGATTCCCAGCTGATGCAGTCCACAACTTCGCGAACAGCAACTGGCGTGACATCTTCCACGAGGTGGCGCCCCCTATCGTGAAGGCCATCGTCTCCAAGATCGTTAGCGAGTCTACTAAACTCTTCGACAAAGTCCCCATCAAGGAGCTCGTTATAGAATAGAACTGTTGTATTTTGAATTTTGGAACTAGTCATAATGTAATATAGAGTGGTGaaaagttttgttattgttttgtttaattgaaaatctcctcctttatttgaagtcggttacaaaTGCCAATATACCTGGGTCTCCTGTTAACAAAAACATCTGATTGTCTGAAAACTCACTGCATGACGTAGTTCTATTTGTAATGAAGGTTTAGGACTAATTTGGGATCATGGATGGAAGACTCTGGAAGCTAAgactgaaaatgaaaattgacGACTGGTGATTAAAAAATGACAAGAGCTGATAACTTACTTTTACTACTAATTTTAGCATTGAGAATTTAGGGCTACAGGACAACAAAGAAGGAAcgccaaaagaaaatgaagtaTAGACAGAGGATATGACGCACTCGGACGGACGGGACGGGAACAGAAAAAATCGTGGGGCAGAACTAGTTAATTACATATCTGTCCTCCTAAGCCattgttaatttttttcctCGTAAAATTGAGCATTTGCAAAAACAAACAACGTAAACTAACCTTGAACTATTGTCGTACGTGCGTATGTCGTGTTATTTGAGTTTATTTAATAGTCATTTATTAATGCAATCTTTATCTAGAATCTAAATAATTGTCTTGACAAAATGTTGATCTggatttcatcatctgcctagccttttcctaacaatGTTTTAGTTAGATTCCAGTCTAGTAGGAAGCAACAGAGAACTAGTGGCCAGAACCAGTGGAACCAGCAACTGACCAGTGGTCTGACCTACTCAACTACCATCATGCCTGGCCAATCTGACACCTCTTAGTAACCTATCCAGCTGTTAACTCTCTGTTTTAAAGGATGTATAAACCCTATGAAATCGCACCGACCAGAACAAGaaacaaaactcatttattcaaagtaggctaaaaatcagcactttttgaagatcaaattttacaaaagacagcctccaaaacgcccgcccttcgccacttccatgtgtttttgctgggaagaagaggTGTCGCCTGTCCAcacaatttataatttgtaacgAATCATATTTCTGTTGAAACTACGTCAGAACAAAGTAAAGCTTCAACAGTATTGTTTGTCCATTCACAAGCAAACACTAGCATCAATATAGTGGACTAATACATCtaattgaaacaaaaagaaaataaaagtagtaAAAACTGAGCTAAGTTCTCCCAttaggctaagaactcacgaaGCGATTTTCACCCGCGACCGCCGCGGCTGCGTGCCCGCAGCTTCTGTAGAATGcagatatacatgtaaaaaattaaagcacattTCACGACGCGTTTTACGCCCGCAGTCTGCGCGTTTGTTTGCGGGTCCCGCTGCACCGGCGGGCAACTAGTAGAATCGCGCGGGCCGCGGTCACCCGCAGCCTCGGCGGGTTGCGCCCGCGCGCTCCGCGGTCGATTGGCCGGCGATCGCAGTAGCGCAGAGGCTGCCCGTCTTGCGTCTTGCGATCATTGCCCGCCACGTTTGCGGGCGATAATCTCAACCGCGACGGCTGTGTAACCGCGCAAATAACCGGTCTCGtgagtttggaaataaaaacgcagttccgccaccgcggcgggcacggttcaaaatcgctccgtgagttcttagccttaACCTACCTAAACTAAAGCCAAAGGTTTGGTTAGAGTGCTAAAATCCTTTActgtactgcgattctataaaactcgatcaacaactcgcatttcacttcgattcgtaatgtcatttcatactttaggggaggtaggggagggatgggcactttttcacaatttattgcataaaaaatcagattttacagatcattatcaacttttattgccatttcttatattcggctagatataatgaaagagctttcctaaaaattacactcagtttcaacattacgagatatttaaacggttttatttagctcaccccgtttgttttattatttattcttggatcaaatttagtaattcaaatttcaccctcttcctgtcaaccgattggtctgaaattttgtatacacctttaattaaatccaatatggccgccggcacaaaatggcacagccccctcaatatgggtatcaaatgaaagggctacacaagtagaatactgtcagcaaccccagcgggacccaacagggccaaggcctgcctgcacgtcgattctataaaattcgaacaacaactcgcatttcacttcgctattcactctcacttcgcattcgattcagaacgaccttgattttgcattctgtaaacatcacctaatcacttgcgaagtgaagtgagctcgacatcgaccaatgctgtgctagtgacttccccactcgacaaaatgtcaaccgagattaatcagttttaaattttatcagttttgacacagaattttagctaaatatgatgttttagttataatttgttattgtaaggaatttgaggcagcttttaagtataaaataaacagaaatctctaaattcgtgctgtgaatataatctatgcttaccctacgaaaaaaaatactgacagcgccaatttgcctttcttgctgattttgaggaaaccttatatattttttactacggccggat encodes the following:
- the LOC110377879 gene encoding protein takeout, producing the protein MKGGFVIVCVAVWVAECSGSFITPCREEDLPCLKASAQEAVPILAAGIPSMGIATLDPMHVDRVKTMQAGLLMDFRNTSVTGLKHCKVLMLKRHGPLTNLDLKCSVTMVGDYTLGGKLLIMPINGDGRYAIKIRDIVVKIQFHIGQKTRDGDQYWVVESWKHTSEVEKGVHFRFKNLFNGNQELSDAVHNFANSNWRDIFHEVAPPIVKAIVSKIVSESTKLFDKVPIKELVIE